One Pseudorhodoplanes sinuspersici DNA segment encodes these proteins:
- a CDS encoding strawberry notch-like NTP hydrolase domain-containing protein, whose product MSNPSVSAAAIAAAPIRAAADPAVSIVEAARLLLPHLESGGRIDAPMLRAAMESAFGASDADGAWTWKTAYDACEVATILFLRRFGPAMRAKAGSDAAMLPMLGKVARLLPTHTRRSKESEALQQFSTPIALGYAASLAAAITPADVVLEPSAGTGLLAILAELAGGSLVLNELSETRAGILDRLFSGITATRFDAANIDDHLDAGVVPSVVLMNPPFSALAHVDRRMADATLRHVASALARLPDGGRLVAITGASFAPDNPAWTEAFVHLQERGRVVFSAAIDGAVYAKHGTTIDTRLTVIDRLSADVATAFPESPGVAPDVATLLGWIVERVPPRLPIAGVVSAPAVTRSASPRTVCAYLAQRASSPATVTTAPEAIELAYEPVAWTPAESRKITEALYEEYALQSIRIPGAQAHPTKLVQSAAMASVAPPAPSYRPHLPANVVTEGLLSDAQLESVIYAGEAHSDFLAGSWSVGDTFDVVTAARNDDDGAIRFRRGWFLGDGTGAGKGRQVAGVLLDNWLKGRRRAVWISKSDKLIEDAQRDWSALGMERLLITPLARFRQGTPIRLSEGILFTTYATLRSDARDDKASRVRQIVDWLGTDFDGVVVFDESHAMQNAAGGKSERGDQVPSQQGRAGLRLQHALPNARVLYVSATGATTVHNLAYAQRLGLWGGEDFPFANRPEFVEAIEAGGVAAMEVLARDLKALGLYAARSLSYEGVEYELVDHRLTDEQVRIYDEYAGAFSIIHNNLDAAMRAANVTGATGTLNAQAKAAARSAFESTKQRFFNHLITAMKTPTLIASVERDLKAGHAAVIQIVSTGEALMERRLAEIPTEEWGDVQVDITPREYVLDYLAHSFPTQLYEPFEDSEGNLSSRPVYRHGQPVQCREAVARRDRLIEKLASLPPVHGSLDQIVQRFGADMVAEVTGRSRRIIRKTVSDGIDRLVVENRAGSANFAETQAFMDDVKRILVFSDAGGTGRSYHAELSARNRRLRIHYLLEAGWKADAAIQGLGRTNRTNQAQPPLFRPIATNVKAEKRFLSTIARRLDTLGAITKGQRQTGGQGLFRAEDNLESHYARDALRQLYLLLVMGKVEGCSLRTFEDATGLKLTDANGIKDELPPITTFLNRLLALTIDLQNVLFTAFEQLLTARIEGAIASGTYDVGLETLTAESFTVTDRQTIYTHPGTAAETRLLTITQRHRNRPVTLDDALAYRSDPRAMLLVNTQSGRAAVQVPARSIMLDDGQVERRVRLIRPMEHPVIALDAMLRTHWREADRATFASAWTAELADVPAFTENEIHIVAGLLLPIWKRLPNESTRVYRLQTDHGERIIGRRVSPAWVANTTQTGVSALTPEAALTALLDGRTILDLPEGLQLRRVRVMGANRIELTGFTDAMRERLTAYGLFHEIISWKLRMFVPTDAAGIDVLSKVLERYPVARIAERTA is encoded by the coding sequence ATGTCGAACCCTTCCGTGTCCGCGGCCGCCATCGCGGCTGCGCCAATCCGTGCCGCCGCCGATCCCGCTGTTTCCATTGTCGAGGCGGCGCGGCTCCTCCTTCCTCATCTCGAATCCGGTGGCCGCATCGATGCGCCGATGCTGCGCGCCGCGATGGAAAGCGCGTTCGGTGCTTCCGATGCCGATGGCGCCTGGACCTGGAAGACCGCCTACGACGCCTGTGAGGTGGCCACGATCCTCTTTCTACGACGTTTCGGCCCCGCGATGCGGGCGAAGGCCGGGTCCGATGCGGCCATGCTGCCGATGCTTGGTAAAGTCGCACGCCTGCTTCCCACCCACACGCGCCGCTCCAAAGAGAGCGAGGCGCTTCAGCAATTCTCGACGCCGATTGCGTTGGGATATGCGGCCAGCCTCGCGGCCGCAATCACGCCCGCCGATGTTGTGCTGGAGCCGTCCGCCGGCACGGGCTTGCTCGCGATCCTCGCCGAGCTCGCCGGCGGATCGCTCGTTCTCAACGAACTTTCCGAGACGCGCGCCGGCATCCTCGATCGCCTGTTCTCCGGCATCACGGCGACACGGTTCGACGCCGCGAACATCGACGATCATCTCGACGCCGGCGTCGTACCGAGCGTCGTTCTGATGAACCCGCCATTCTCGGCGCTCGCGCATGTCGACCGGCGCATGGCGGACGCCACGCTGCGGCACGTCGCATCGGCGCTGGCGCGGCTGCCCGACGGCGGGCGCCTGGTTGCGATTACCGGCGCGAGCTTCGCCCCGGACAATCCCGCCTGGACCGAAGCCTTCGTGCATTTGCAGGAGCGCGGCCGCGTCGTGTTCTCGGCGGCGATCGACGGCGCCGTCTATGCCAAGCACGGCACGACGATCGACACGCGGTTGACGGTGATCGATCGACTGTCGGCCGACGTAGCAACGGCATTCCCCGAAAGTCCCGGCGTGGCGCCCGACGTCGCCACATTGCTCGGCTGGATCGTTGAACGCGTGCCGCCCCGCCTGCCGATCGCAGGCGTTGTTTCGGCGCCGGCGGTCACGCGGTCAGCCTCGCCGCGGACCGTCTGTGCCTATCTCGCGCAACGTGCGTCTTCGCCTGCCACAGTGACGACAGCTCCCGAGGCGATCGAGCTCGCCTACGAGCCAGTCGCATGGACGCCGGCAGAAAGCCGTAAAATCACCGAGGCGCTTTATGAGGAATACGCGCTTCAGTCGATCCGTATTCCCGGCGCACAGGCGCATCCGACCAAGCTCGTGCAGTCAGCCGCGATGGCGTCGGTCGCGCCTCCTGCGCCAAGCTATCGACCGCATCTGCCAGCGAACGTCGTCACCGAAGGACTGCTCTCGGACGCGCAGCTCGAATCCGTCATCTATGCCGGCGAGGCTCATTCCGACTTTCTCGCCGGATCATGGAGCGTGGGCGACACCTTCGATGTCGTCACGGCGGCGCGCAACGACGACGATGGCGCTATCCGATTTCGGCGCGGCTGGTTCCTCGGAGACGGCACCGGCGCCGGCAAGGGCCGGCAGGTCGCGGGCGTCCTACTCGACAACTGGCTGAAGGGCCGCCGCCGCGCGGTCTGGATCAGCAAATCGGACAAGCTGATCGAAGACGCCCAGCGTGACTGGTCGGCGCTCGGCATGGAGCGGCTTCTGATCACGCCGCTCGCGCGTTTCCGGCAGGGAACGCCGATCCGGCTCAGCGAGGGCATCCTGTTCACCACGTATGCGACGCTACGGTCGGACGCCCGCGACGATAAAGCGTCGCGGGTACGCCAGATCGTCGATTGGCTCGGCACTGATTTCGACGGCGTCGTCGTGTTCGACGAATCGCACGCCATGCAAAACGCCGCCGGCGGCAAGAGTGAGCGCGGCGACCAGGTGCCCTCGCAGCAGGGCCGCGCGGGCTTGCGACTGCAACACGCGCTCCCGAACGCGCGCGTGCTCTACGTGTCGGCGACCGGCGCGACCACGGTCCACAACCTTGCCTATGCCCAGCGTCTTGGTCTTTGGGGCGGAGAAGACTTCCCGTTCGCCAACCGCCCAGAGTTTGTCGAGGCGATCGAGGCGGGCGGCGTCGCCGCGATGGAGGTGCTGGCGCGCGACCTCAAGGCGCTCGGCCTCTACGCCGCACGCTCGCTCTCCTATGAAGGCGTCGAGTACGAACTGGTCGACCACAGGCTGACGGACGAGCAGGTTCGCATCTACGACGAATATGCGGGCGCGTTCTCGATCATTCACAACAACCTCGACGCCGCGATGCGGGCCGCGAACGTCACCGGCGCGACCGGAACCCTCAATGCGCAGGCGAAGGCCGCGGCGCGCTCGGCCTTCGAGAGCACCAAGCAGCGCTTCTTCAACCATCTCATCACCGCGATGAAGACGCCGACGCTGATCGCCTCTGTCGAGCGCGACCTGAAGGCGGGTCATGCGGCCGTGATCCAGATCGTCTCGACCGGCGAGGCACTGATGGAACGCCGGCTTGCGGAGATCCCAACCGAAGAATGGGGCGATGTGCAGGTCGATATTACCCCGCGCGAATATGTGCTCGACTATCTCGCGCACAGCTTCCCGACCCAGCTCTACGAGCCGTTCGAGGACAGCGAGGGCAACCTGTCGTCGCGGCCGGTCTATCGCCACGGCCAGCCCGTCCAGTGCCGGGAAGCGGTCGCACGACGTGATCGCCTGATCGAGAAGCTCGCGTCATTGCCGCCGGTCCACGGCTCTCTCGACCAGATCGTGCAGCGCTTCGGCGCCGACATGGTGGCCGAGGTCACCGGCCGGTCTCGCCGGATCATCCGCAAGACCGTATCAGACGGGATCGACCGACTTGTCGTCGAGAACCGGGCCGGCTCCGCCAATTTCGCCGAGACGCAGGCGTTCATGGATGACGTCAAGCGCATCCTGGTGTTCTCGGACGCCGGCGGTACCGGCCGCAGCTACCATGCCGAGCTGTCAGCGCGGAACCGGCGATTACGCATACATTATCTCTTGGAGGCTGGATGGAAGGCTGACGCCGCCATCCAAGGCCTTGGCCGCACCAACCGGACGAATCAGGCGCAACCGCCGCTGTTCCGGCCGATCGCCACCAACGTCAAGGCGGAGAAGCGCTTCCTCTCGACCATCGCGCGACGGCTCGACACGCTCGGCGCCATCACCAAAGGCCAGCGCCAGACCGGCGGCCAAGGTCTATTCCGCGCCGAGGACAATCTCGAGAGCCACTACGCGCGCGATGCGCTGCGCCAGCTCTATCTCCTCCTCGTCATGGGCAAGGTCGAGGGCTGCTCGCTGCGGACCTTTGAGGACGCGACGGGGCTGAAGCTGACTGACGCCAACGGCATCAAGGATGAGTTACCGCCGATCACGACCTTTCTGAACCGGCTGCTGGCGCTGACCATCGACCTGCAGAACGTCTTGTTCACGGCGTTCGAGCAGTTGCTGACCGCGCGGATCGAGGGCGCGATTGCGTCCGGCACCTATGATGTCGGCCTTGAAACGCTGACGGCCGAGAGCTTCACGGTCACGGATCGCCAGACCATCTACACCCATCCCGGCACCGCCGCCGAAACCCGCTTGCTGACGATCACCCAGCGCCACCGCAACCGGCCGGTCACGCTCGACGACGCTCTGGCTTATCGCTCCGATCCGCGCGCCATGCTGCTCGTCAACACGCAATCCGGCCGCGCCGCCGTGCAGGTGCCAGCGCGCAGCATCATGCTCGACGACGGTCAGGTCGAACGCCGCGTGCGCCTGATCCGGCCGATGGAGCATCCAGTCATTGCGCTGGATGCGATGCTGCGGACTCATTGGCGGGAAGCTGATCGCGCCACGTTCGCGAGCGCGTGGACGGCCGAGCTGGCCGACGTACCCGCGTTCACCGAGAACGAGATCCACATCGTTGCTGGCCTGCTGTTGCCGATCTGGAAACGACTGCCGAATGAATCGACGCGGGTCTATCGGCTCCAGACCGACCACGGCGAACGGATCATCGGCCGCAGGGTCTCGCCCGCCTGGGTCGCGAACACGACACAGACCGGCGTCTCTGCGCTCACGCCGGAGGCCGCGCTGACGGCATTGCTCGATGGCAGGACCATCCTCGACCTCCCCGAGGGCCTCCAGCTTCGCCGCGTGCGCGTCATGGGCGCGAACCGCATCGAGCTGACCGGTTTTACCGACGCCATGCGCGAAAGGCTCACGGCCTACGGCCTGTTCCACGAGATCATCTCATGGAAGCTGCGCATGTTCGTGCCGACCGATGCGGCCGGCATCGATGTTCTGAGCAAGGTGTTGGAGCGATATCCTGTCGCGCGCATCGCCGAGCGGACGGCCTGA
- a CDS encoding DUF6927 domain-containing protein, translating to MGWLYMQSLKGHSGPRQYLDAQFTFSQPDMTSRVLRSALVGMRVYYAAIEHIRHETGQRTVFAAVCLVRYNPRDREGYIFGYKDMDETVGPNESDCPQAILDLLTPTEYPYALAWRARCRENAAARRTLSSKPSPRPGQTIVFDQPLSFSDGRSLDRFEVVANPRSHRTMLFRATDTGGLYRITNVKKRAYRLVDPD from the coding sequence ATGGGTTGGCTCTACATGCAATCGCTCAAAGGCCATTCCGGCCCGCGCCAGTATCTCGACGCGCAGTTTACCTTCTCGCAGCCGGATATGACGTCGAGGGTGCTGCGATCCGCGCTTGTCGGCATGCGCGTCTATTACGCGGCCATCGAGCACATCCGCCACGAGACGGGCCAACGCACAGTGTTCGCGGCCGTCTGTCTCGTCCGCTACAACCCGCGCGACCGCGAGGGCTACATCTTCGGCTACAAGGACATGGACGAAACCGTGGGACCGAACGAGTCCGATTGTCCCCAGGCGATCCTCGACCTGCTGACGCCGACCGAGTATCCCTACGCGCTAGCGTGGCGTGCCCGCTGCCGGGAGAACGCAGCGGCCCGGCGCACGCTGTCGAGCAAGCCATCGCCGCGTCCCGGCCAGACCATCGTGTTCGACCAGCCGCTCTCGTTCTCGGATGGCCGCAGCCTTGATCGCTTCGAGGTCGTCGCCAATCCGCGCAGTCATCGCACCATGCTGTTCCGTGCCACCGACACCGGGGGACTCTACCGCATCACGAACGTCAAGAAGCGGGCTTATCGGCTGGTCGATCCGGACTGA
- a CDS encoding DUF6915 family protein: protein MAHPYHHSLSSVRKWGGTVEDYLAVHGWFDASKEITADFRHRALRHHAEGIFMSETIFGLTITLSSGRVIPTRWVGEQHVIEDLGFIPSFADWVKAIRPEPWMGRTRRIEHEVETPASAEPTEAA from the coding sequence ATGGCACATCCGTATCACCACTCGTTATCGTCCGTGCGCAAGTGGGGCGGGACGGTCGAAGACTATCTAGCGGTCCATGGCTGGTTCGACGCCAGCAAGGAGATCACCGCCGACTTCCGGCACCGCGCGCTCCGGCACCATGCCGAAGGCATCTTCATGTCCGAAACGATCTTCGGCCTGACCATCACCCTGTCGTCCGGCCGCGTGATCCCGACGCGCTGGGTCGGCGAACAGCACGTCATCGAAGATCTCGGCTTCATCCCGTCCTTCGCCGACTGGGTGAAGGCCATTCGGCCCGAACCTTGGATGGGACGGACCCGGCGAATCGAGCACGAGGTCGAAACACCGGCATCGGCCGAGCCGACGGAAGCCGCGTGA
- a CDS encoding DUF7146 domain-containing protein → MPGHAGELARRLAREAEAVCRHYLTNGRREGRYWMIGDVRNTPGRSMFVRLSGPEFGKGAAGKWTDAATGEHGDLLDVIGATCALDDFHDVEAEARRFLSLPRPQADPESKPRPSSVPVGSPESARRLFAMSQPIARTLVETYLRNRGITALHGTGNLRFHPRCYYRPDRDRPTETWPAMIAAVTDLGGRITGAHRTWLDPHGFDPVRLGKAPIETPRRAMGHLLGNAVRFGIARDVAAAGEGIETMLSLRCVVPDMPMMAALSAAHLAAILFPATLRRLYVVRDNDPAGDGALDQLFDRAHAARIDAVALLPQGDDFNADLRRFGIEALQAAVRIQIVPEDVARFMRL, encoded by the coding sequence ATGCCGGGACATGCGGGCGAACTGGCACGCCGTCTCGCGCGCGAGGCCGAAGCCGTGTGCCGACATTATCTCACCAACGGTCGCCGCGAAGGCCGTTATTGGATGATCGGTGACGTCAGGAACACGCCGGGGCGCTCGATGTTCGTGCGCCTCAGCGGTCCTGAGTTCGGCAAGGGCGCTGCCGGCAAATGGACCGACGCGGCGACCGGCGAGCATGGCGACCTGCTCGACGTGATCGGCGCGACCTGCGCACTCGATGACTTCCACGATGTCGAGGCAGAAGCACGCCGCTTCCTCAGCCTGCCGCGGCCGCAAGCCGATCCGGAGTCAAAGCCACGCCCTTCATCGGTTCCTGTGGGATCGCCGGAATCGGCACGACGCCTGTTCGCCATGTCGCAGCCGATTGCACGCACGCTCGTAGAAACGTACTTGCGCAACCGTGGCATCACGGCATTGCACGGAACCGGAAATCTCCGTTTCCATCCGCGCTGCTACTATCGGCCCGATCGCGATAGGCCGACCGAGACCTGGCCGGCGATGATCGCCGCCGTCACCGATCTCGGCGGCCGCATCACCGGCGCGCACCGGACCTGGCTCGATCCGCACGGTTTCGATCCGGTCAGGCTCGGAAAGGCGCCGATCGAAACACCGCGGCGCGCGATGGGCCATCTCCTCGGCAACGCGGTGCGCTTCGGCATCGCGCGCGACGTTGCGGCCGCGGGCGAAGGCATCGAGACCATGCTGTCGCTTCGCTGCGTCGTGCCCGACATGCCGATGATGGCGGCGCTCTCAGCCGCGCATCTCGCTGCCATTCTGTTTCCGGCAACGCTGCGCCGGCTCTATGTCGTCCGCGATAATGATCCGGCCGGCGACGGCGCGTTGGATCAACTCTTCGACCGTGCCCACGCGGCCCGGATCGACGCGGTTGCCTTGTTGCCGCAAGGCGATGACTTCAACGCCGATCTGCGCCGCTTCGGCATCGAGGCGCTACAGGCTGCCGTGCGGATTCAAATCGTCCCGGAGGATGTCGCCCGCTTCATGCGTCTGTGA
- a CDS encoding type II toxin-antitoxin system RelE/ParE family toxin yields MKEVKWHGSSRSDVDAFPKNARREAGYQLFQVQIGEEPSDWKPMTSVGPGVREIRIRQASGAYRIIYVATIGDAVHVLHAFQKKTQATAKRDIDLAKARLKQIR; encoded by the coding sequence ATGAAGGAAGTGAAGTGGCACGGCAGCAGCCGATCCGATGTCGACGCATTTCCGAAGAACGCCCGGCGCGAAGCCGGATATCAACTGTTCCAGGTCCAGATCGGCGAAGAGCCATCCGACTGGAAGCCGATGACATCTGTCGGTCCTGGCGTTCGCGAGATCCGGATACGTCAGGCGTCAGGCGCCTATCGGATCATCTACGTGGCGACCATCGGCGATGCTGTTCATGTGCTGCACGCGTTCCAGAAGAAAACACAGGCTACAGCCAAGCGGGACATCGACCTCGCCAAGGCACGGCTCAAACAGATCAGGTGA
- a CDS encoding DUF2493 domain-containing protein, which produces MTTDRDDTGYEPHAASATDTILTELQLHGYRPFQDEPDPRPLPDARKMVGAIADIFDALVATLSDTRLEPDLEDLLWSTVNLFHRANGRVERELDINEQAQRRCQREQDGSEIRSVELERLTAEGMTLVERRNVMEFFRDQAAEHFTRHTGSHWHPRNGSMVNHRTLTAAMIDSRDFIAAKRRNEIEVMLPAGPKVAFTGGLDFNDHRLIWDQLDQVRAKHPDMVLLHGGSPKGAERIAARWADHRKIPQIAFKPDWTKHAKAAPFKRNDAILEALPIGILVAPGSGIQANLADKARRLGIPVWRVG; this is translated from the coding sequence ATGACGACCGACCGTGACGACACCGGCTACGAGCCGCACGCCGCATCCGCCACCGACACCATTCTCACCGAGTTGCAACTGCACGGCTATCGCCCCTTCCAGGACGAACCCGATCCACGGCCGCTACCCGACGCGCGCAAGATGGTCGGCGCCATCGCCGACATCTTCGACGCCCTCGTCGCCACGCTCAGCGACACCCGCCTCGAGCCGGACCTCGAAGACCTGCTGTGGTCGACCGTCAACCTCTTCCATCGCGCCAACGGCCGCGTCGAGCGCGAACTCGATATCAACGAACAGGCGCAGCGCCGCTGCCAGCGCGAGCAGGATGGCTCCGAGATCCGGTCCGTTGAGCTGGAGCGCCTCACCGCCGAGGGCATGACGCTGGTCGAGAGGCGCAACGTGATGGAATTCTTCCGCGACCAGGCCGCAGAGCACTTCACGCGCCACACTGGATCGCACTGGCATCCGCGCAACGGATCGATGGTCAACCATCGCACCCTGACCGCGGCGATGATCGACAGCCGCGACTTCATCGCTGCCAAGCGCCGGAACGAGATCGAAGTGATGCTTCCGGCCGGTCCGAAGGTCGCCTTCACCGGCGGGCTCGACTTCAACGATCACCGGCTGATCTGGGATCAGCTCGATCAGGTCCGCGCCAAGCACCCCGACATGGTGCTCCTCCACGGCGGATCGCCGAAGGGCGCTGAGCGCATCGCCGCCCGCTGGGCCGATCACCGCAAGATTCCGCAGATCGCCTTCAAGCCCGATTGGACCAAGCACGCCAAGGCCGCGCCGTTCAAGCGCAACGACGCGATCCTCGAGGCGCTGCCGATCGGCATCCTAGTCGCGCCGGGCTCTGGCATCCAGGCAAACCTCGCCGACAAGGCGCGCCGGCTCGGCATCCCGGTTTGGAGGGTCGGGTAA
- a CDS encoding DUF4326 domain-containing protein has translation MCRVLNKHHAGIPAGAVYIGRGSKWGNPFRIGRDGDRATVIAKYERWLADQQHLLRAFDELRGRDLVCFCAPRACHGDLLLRLANATRDERIAWWRAVKAAA, from the coding sequence ATGTGCAGGGTTCTCAACAAGCATCATGCGGGCATTCCGGCAGGCGCCGTCTACATCGGCCGCGGCTCGAAGTGGGGCAATCCGTTCCGGATCGGCCGCGACGGCGACCGCGCGACCGTAATCGCAAAATACGAACGCTGGCTCGCGGACCAGCAGCACTTGCTACGCGCGTTCGACGAACTGCGCGGCCGCGATCTCGTCTGCTTCTGCGCGCCGCGCGCATGCCACGGTGATCTCTTGCTGCGGCTCGCCAACGCCACGCGCGACGAGCGTATCGCGTGGTGGCGCGCGGTGAAGGCGGCGGCATGA
- a CDS encoding helix-turn-helix domain-containing protein encodes MAKSVFHDLFPAEEAAELEMRAKLLSGINKWLSKSGLTQIEAAKRLGITQARVSEIKNGKINRFSLSLLVRLAERAGLRPGIRFQKAA; translated from the coding sequence ATGGCAAAGTCCGTATTTCACGACCTGTTCCCGGCGGAAGAAGCGGCGGAGCTTGAAATGCGCGCCAAGCTGCTGTCCGGGATCAACAAGTGGCTGAGCAAGTCCGGGCTGACGCAGATCGAGGCGGCGAAGCGCCTCGGCATCACTCAGGCCCGGGTATCCGAGATCAAGAACGGAAAGATCAACCGGTTCAGCCTGAGCCTGCTGGTGCGGCTTGCGGAGCGCGCAGGTTTGCGCCCCGGCATCCGGTTCCAGAAGGCAGCGTGA
- a CDS encoding DUF6878 family protein — protein sequence MTNNDTPDSTPVIDPTSWLVQDREFQQLCESIRPENKATLFDALAQAGIATVLVKFDGYGDSGQIEDISVHAGPDIAINLPEGCIEIARVQWGSREISRQTLSVKDAIEHLVYDLLEQTHGGWENNEGAYGDFLFNVAERTITLDYNERIETSEYTQHVF from the coding sequence ATGACCAACAACGACACGCCGGATTCCACCCCGGTCATCGATCCGACATCATGGCTCGTGCAGGATCGCGAATTCCAACAGCTTTGCGAATCCATTCGACCCGAGAACAAGGCCACCTTGTTCGATGCGCTCGCCCAGGCCGGCATCGCCACCGTGCTTGTCAAATTCGACGGTTACGGCGACAGCGGGCAGATCGAAGACATCAGCGTGCATGCCGGCCCCGACATCGCGATCAATCTCCCCGAAGGCTGCATCGAGATCGCACGCGTCCAATGGGGCAGTCGGGAAATTTCCCGTCAGACCCTATCGGTGAAGGACGCGATTGAGCATCTCGTATACGACCTTCTCGAACAAACGCATGGGGGGTGGGAGAACAACGAGGGCGCCTACGGCGATTTTCTCTTCAACGTCGCCGAACGCACGATCACGCTCGACTACAATGAGCGGATCGAGACCTCCGAATACACCCAGCATGTGTTCTGA